From Rhodococcus sp. B7740:
TCGCACCCATCCGCGGCAAGAACGTCGCGGTGATCTTCCAGGAACCGATGACGGCGCTCAATCCGGTGTACTCGATCGGCTGGCAGATCACCGAGGCCATCCGCGCGCACACCTCGCTGTCGAAGAAGGAAGCCAAGGCGCGGGCCGTCGAACTCCTGAAGCTCGTCGAGATGCCGGATCCGGAGACGCGGGTCGACTTCTACCCGCACCAGCTCTCCGGTGGTCAGCGTCAGCGCGCCATGATCGCCCAGGCGCTGTCCTCGGATCCGTCCCTGCTGATCGCGGACGAGCCGACCACGGCTCTGGACGTGACGGTGCAGGCCGAGATCCTCGACCTGATGCGAGACCTGCGTAACCGAATCGATGCGTCGATCGTGCTCATCACCCACGACATGGGCGTGGTGGCCGACATGGCCGATCGCATCGCGGTGATGAAGGACGGCGTCATCGTCGAAACCGATGCTGCGCAAACTATTTTCAAGAACGCGTCGCATCCGTACACGCAACAGTTGCTCGCCTCGGTTCCGCACCTGGGCAGCAGCATCGAGGCCGTGACCGCCGGGAGGATCGCCGAGCCGAGTGCCGTCGAGGAGACCCGGGCACTGAGCATCGTCGACGGTGTCATCGAGTATCCGGGCCGCACCGTGTTCCGGGCCGTCGACGGGGTCAGCCTCGACATCGAGATGGGTGAGGTCGTCGGTCTCGTCGGTGAATCCGGCTCGGGTAAGTCCACGATCGGCAAGGCCGTGGTGGGGCTGAACAAGCTCACCGGCGGGTCGTTGTCGATCGCAGGGGTCGACATCACCAACCTGTCCAATCGTGAACTGCGGTCGGTGCGCAGCAAGGTCGGCATCGTGTTCCAG
This genomic window contains:
- a CDS encoding ABC transporter ATP-binding protein, which gives rise to MSTAKDTVLSVTDLTVEFEVDKVWRKAVDTVSFTVASGEVLAIVGESGSGKSTTAMAVPGLLADNSRVSGSIKLGEKELVGLPEKQLAPIRGKNVAVIFQEPMTALNPVYSIGWQITEAIRAHTSLSKKEAKARAVELLKLVEMPDPETRVDFYPHQLSGGQRQRAMIAQALSSDPSLLIADEPTTALDVTVQAEILDLMRDLRNRIDASIVLITHDMGVVADMADRIAVMKDGVIVETDAAQTIFKNASHPYTQQLLASVPHLGSSIEAVTAGRIAEPSAVEETRALSIVDGVIEYPGRTVFRAVDGVSLDIEMGEVVGLVGESGSGKSTIGKAVVGLNKLTGGSLSIAGVDITNLSNRELRSVRSKVGIVFQDPGSSLNPRWPIGQSIAEPMLLHTEHSAAERNRKVEELLDRVHLSRTMRNRYPHQLSGGQRQRVGIARALALEPTLLVADEPTSALDVSVQAKVLELFKELQHEYGFACLFISHDLAVVEVLAKRIAVLNKGKLAEFGTTDQILRRPTNEYTKRLLAAVPVPDPAEQAKRRQARAELLAAGAK